One genomic region from Prevotella sp. Rep29 encodes:
- a CDS encoding AGE family epimerase/isomerase, whose amino-acid sequence MNKEMTDFKQLAEQYRTELLDRVVPFWLDKSQDHDFGGYFTCLNRDGSVYDTDKFIWLQGREVWMFAKLYNVVEQRQEWLDAAIQGAEFLKKHGHDGKFNWYFALDREGRPLVEPYNIFSYTFATIAFGQLSIALATAAGNGLTAIKCPADGETVDTTALSADYAAIARRTFDIVLSKIDNPKGQWNKAVAGSRSLKTFDLPMILCNVALEVESLIAPDFLQKAIGDCLHEVMDVFYRPELGLIVEALGNDGNLVDCFDGRKLNPGHAIEAMWFVMDLGKRLERPELIRKAVDICLQEVEYGWDKQYGGIFYFMDRLGYPRHELEWDQKLWWVHLETLISLIKGYQLTGDERCLEWFQRVHDYTWSHFRDSEYPEWYGYLNRQGEVLLPLKGGKWKGCFHVPRGLLNVWKILEELASRQ is encoded by the coding sequence ATGAATAAAGAAATGACTGATTTCAAACAATTGGCGGAGCAATACCGCACAGAACTTCTCGACCGCGTTGTTCCTTTCTGGCTTGACAAGAGCCAAGACCATGATTTCGGCGGCTACTTCACCTGTCTTAATCGTGACGGAAGTGTTTATGACACGGACAAGTTCATCTGGCTGCAAGGGCGTGAGGTGTGGATGTTCGCCAAACTCTACAACGTCGTAGAGCAGCGTCAAGAGTGGCTCGACGCAGCCATTCAGGGTGCCGAGTTTCTGAAAAAGCATGGACACGACGGCAAGTTCAACTGGTACTTCGCCCTCGACCGCGAAGGACGTCCCCTCGTGGAGCCCTATAACATATTCTCCTACACCTTTGCAACCATCGCTTTCGGTCAGCTTTCCATCGCTCTCGCCACCGCTGCCGGAAATGGGCTGACAGCCATCAAGTGTCCGGCTGATGGCGAAACTGTTGATACGACAGCGCTCTCAGCCGATTACGCAGCTATCGCCCGCCGCACTTTCGACATCGTCCTTTCCAAGATAGACAATCCCAAGGGGCAATGGAACAAAGCCGTTGCAGGTTCCCGCTCCCTCAAGACTTTCGACCTCCCCATGATTCTCTGCAATGTCGCCCTCGAGGTGGAATCGCTCATTGCACCTGATTTCCTGCAGAAAGCCATCGGCGATTGCCTCCACGAAGTCATGGATGTGTTCTATCGTCCTGAGCTCGGTCTTATTGTTGAAGCGTTGGGCAATGACGGCAATCTTGTTGACTGCTTCGACGGTCGGAAGCTTAATCCTGGTCATGCCATCGAAGCCATGTGGTTTGTCATGGACCTCGGTAAGCGTCTGGAGCGTCCCGAACTCATCCGGAAGGCGGTGGACATCTGTCTGCAAGAAGTTGAGTATGGATGGGACAAGCAGTATGGTGGTATATTCTACTTTATGGACCGTCTCGGCTATCCTCGTCACGAGCTCGAATGGGATCAGAAACTCTGGTGGGTGCATCTCGAAACCCTCATCTCTCTCATCAAGGGCTATCAGCTGACCGGTGACGAGCGTTGTCTTGAGTGGTTCCAGCGTGTTCACGACTACACATGGTCTCACTTCCGCGATTCCGAATACCCCGAGTGGTATGGTTACCTCAATCGCCAAGGCGAAGTGCTTCTCCCACTGAAGGGTGGCAAGTGGAAAGGCTGTTTCCATGTTCCCCGCGGTCTCCTCAACGTTTGGAAAATCCTTGAAGAACTGGCATCCAGGCAGTAG
- a CDS encoding putative LPS assembly protein LptD, giving the protein MRTKLVIFFLLAAIIFVMAGTATPPRRMAAAMGMPQRDTIPETDSLNKNVVDTTKMDSLELAIYRHNKAVDDSIHLDSLNRAKSSGIDAPVQYTANDSLVYDAMSRTAYLYGSSQVDYENMTLNSDRIYIRLDSNLVHAVGTPDSLADKGVKGRPNFKMGQDQYESDTIAFNFKTKKGFINNVYTAQEDGFLFSERSKRDAEGNFYIEHGRYTTCDEEHPDFYIALSRAKVRPGKDVVFGPAYLVVADVPLPLAIPYGFFPFSKKYSSGFIMPSYGDERDMGFYLRDGGYYFAINDKWDLKLLGEIYTKGSWGVSVASNYRKRYKYSGSIFASYQDTKTGDKGMPDYARQESFKIQWSHRQDPKANPFSTLSASVNFATTSYERNNLNSMYNPQAMTQSTRTSSVSWSTTFSSIGLSLSATANLAQNMRDSTISMTLPDLNISISRFNPFKRKKMVGKERWYERIAVSYDGQFSNSITTKEDKLLKANLIKDWRNGFRHHIPISANFTLANFININTSFDFTDRMYTSKVMRSWDDANRTEVADTTHGFYNVYNWSLNFSASTKLYGFYAPSRKIFGDRIQKVRHVITPTIGFSFAPDFGTDRYGYYDTYQRTNEDGSVDLVRYSPFEGSLYGVPGRGRTGNISFGLENNIEMKVRSDKDSTGYKKISIIDNLGLRMSYNMADKERPWSNLSVDLRLKWWKNYTFNMNAVFATYAYDLDENGRPYIGTHTEWGRGRFGRFQGMSQNISFTLTPEKLRKWFGGGESTEEDYRRNENNDEGINTDIESNIDEDMERGKHGAKKKSGGKAETDDDGYMIFNIPWSLTFGYGITMRENMDINKFNYKRMRYPYKFTQTLNVSGNVRISDGWNISFASGYDFDTHKISMTTASLSRDLHCFNMSCSVVLAPYTSYNFTFRCNASTLTDALKYDKRSGATNAVQWY; this is encoded by the coding sequence ATGCGAACGAAACTCGTCATATTCTTCCTGCTGGCAGCCATCATTTTCGTGATGGCAGGCACGGCTACGCCCCCGCGCAGAATGGCTGCAGCGATGGGTATGCCGCAGCGCGACACCATCCCCGAGACCGATTCGCTGAACAAGAATGTGGTGGATACGACGAAGATGGATTCGCTCGAACTGGCAATCTATCGCCATAACAAGGCTGTGGACGACTCCATTCATCTCGACTCGCTCAACCGTGCGAAGTCGAGTGGCATTGATGCGCCCGTGCAATATACAGCAAACGATTCACTAGTGTATGATGCAATGAGTAGGACAGCCTATCTGTACGGCTCATCGCAGGTGGATTATGAGAATATGACGCTCAATTCCGACCGCATTTATATTCGTCTGGACAGCAATCTGGTACATGCTGTCGGAACGCCCGACTCGCTGGCTGACAAGGGAGTAAAGGGTCGTCCGAACTTCAAAATGGGTCAGGATCAGTACGAAAGCGACACCATTGCCTTCAACTTCAAGACAAAAAAGGGTTTTATCAACAACGTCTATACAGCGCAGGAAGACGGATTCCTGTTCAGCGAACGCTCGAAACGCGATGCTGAGGGCAATTTCTACATTGAGCACGGACGCTATACGACCTGCGACGAGGAGCACCCCGACTTCTATATTGCTCTCTCACGGGCAAAGGTGCGTCCCGGCAAGGATGTCGTCTTCGGACCGGCATACCTGGTTGTAGCCGATGTGCCGCTGCCACTCGCCATTCCCTATGGTTTCTTCCCCTTCTCGAAGAAGTACAGCAGCGGATTCATCATGCCCTCATACGGCGACGAGCGTGATATGGGATTCTATCTCCGCGACGGCGGATACTACTTTGCCATCAATGACAAGTGGGACTTGAAACTGCTTGGAGAAATCTATACGAAGGGTTCCTGGGGCGTGTCAGTAGCCAGCAACTACCGCAAGCGCTACAAATATAGCGGCAGTATTTTTGCCAGCTATCAGGACACAAAGACAGGAGACAAGGGCATGCCCGACTATGCGCGGCAGGAAAGTTTCAAGATACAGTGGAGTCACAGGCAAGATCCGAAAGCTAACCCTTTCAGCACGCTGTCGGCAAGTGTCAATTTCGCCACGACAAGTTATGAGCGAAACAACCTGAACAGCATGTACAATCCGCAGGCGATGACGCAAAGTACGAGAACATCGTCCGTCAGTTGGAGCACCACCTTTTCGAGCATTGGCTTGTCGCTCAGCGCCACAGCCAACCTTGCACAGAACATGCGTGACTCCACGATATCAATGACGCTGCCCGACCTGAATATCTCCATCAGCCGGTTCAATCCCTTCAAACGGAAGAAGATGGTGGGAAAAGAGCGGTGGTATGAGCGGATAGCCGTCAGCTACGACGGACAGTTCAGCAACTCCATCACCACGAAGGAAGACAAACTGCTGAAAGCCAATCTCATCAAAGACTGGCGCAACGGCTTCAGACACCATATTCCCATCAGTGCGAACTTCACGCTGGCAAACTTCATCAACATCAATACGTCGTTCGACTTCACCGACCGCATGTACACAAGCAAAGTCATGCGCTCATGGGACGATGCCAATCGGACGGAAGTAGCTGACACCACCCATGGCTTCTACAACGTGTATAACTGGTCGCTCAACTTCTCCGCTTCCACCAAGCTGTATGGTTTCTATGCACCGAGCCGCAAAATCTTCGGTGACAGAATCCAGAAAGTGCGCCACGTGATTACACCCACCATCGGGTTCAGCTTCGCTCCCGACTTCGGTACCGACCGCTACGGATATTACGATACCTACCAGCGGACGAACGAAGACGGTAGCGTCGATCTGGTGAGATATTCGCCGTTCGAGGGTTCATTGTATGGAGTGCCGGGGCGCGGCAGGACAGGAAACATCTCTTTCGGGCTTGAAAACAATATTGAGATGAAGGTGCGCTCGGACAAAGATTCCACCGGATATAAGAAAATCAGCATCATCGACAACTTGGGCTTGCGCATGTCCTACAACATGGCAGACAAAGAGCGCCCGTGGAGCAACCTTTCCGTGGATCTCCGCTTGAAGTGGTGGAAGAACTATACGTTCAATATGAACGCTGTCTTCGCCACCTATGCCTACGACTTGGATGAAAACGGAAGACCTTATATCGGCACGCACACAGAATGGGGACGTGGACGGTTCGGACGTTTCCAAGGCATGTCGCAAAACATCTCCTTCACATTGACGCCGGAGAAACTGCGCAAGTGGTTCGGAGGAGGAGAAAGCACTGAGGAAGACTATAGGAGAAACGAAAACAATGACGAGGGAATTAATACCGATATCGAATCGAATATCGACGAGGATATGGAGCGCGGAAAGCATGGAGCTAAGAAAAAGAGTGGCGGAAAAGCCGAGACCGACGACGATGGATATATGATTTTCAACATCCCTTGGTCGCTCACCTTCGGATATGGTATCACCATGCGCGAGAATATGGATATCAACAAATTCAATTACAAACGGATGCGCTATCCCTATAAATTCACTCAGACGCTCAACGTGAGCGGTAATGTGCGCATTTCTGACGGATGGAACATCAGTTTCGCCAGCGGCTACGACTTCGATACCCACAAAATCTCCATGACAACGGCATCGCTCTCACGCGACCTGCATTGTTTCAATATGTCATGCTCAGTCGTGCTTGCACCTTACACGAGCTATAACTTCACGTTCCGCTGCAACGCTTCGACGCTGACCGATGCGCTGAAATATGACAAGCGCAGTGGTGCTACCAATGCCGTGCAGTGGTATTGA
- a CDS encoding cation:proton antiporter: MSEIPPLILDLALILVVAGIVTLVFKRLKQPLVLGYIVAGFLVSPHMPYTMSVVDHSSIHTWAEIGVIFLLFSLGLDFSFKKILKMGASPIIATCTIIFSMMMLGIIVGKAFGWGKMDCIFLGGMLAMSSTTIIYKAFDDMGLRQQQFAGLVMSVLILEDILAIVMMVMLAAIASGTGADGGQMLQSIVKIGFFLVLWFVVGIFAIPWFLRSVRKLVNNEVLLVVSLGLCCAMAVLSTQVGFSSAFGAFIMGSILAETIEAEKIIRLVEPVKNLFGAIFFVSVGMLVDPNILVEYALPIIAIVLTILLGQSIFGTIGFMLSGQTLKSAMRCGFSMAQIGEFSFIIASLGLSLGVISKFLYPVVVAVSVITTFLTPYMIRLSKPCYTTLEQRLPINWIKRLNRISVNQSTTATDQNLWKRLLMQMLRNTIIYSILSAAITAIMLTFFVPFMDKLLGNQLHFWTDIICGLLTILLISPFLRAIVMKKNHSEEFKALWTDNRLNRLPLIFTILVRLLIALSFIFYICNRLTQFSNALIICIGIALLVLMILSRSLKQRSIRLERMFIQNLRSRDIEAQVLGKKKPLYEGHLLDRDVHIAEIDVPDDSTWVGKTLGELQVGRRFGVHVSSILRGRRRINIPGGDTVLFPNDRIQVIGSDDQLANFNTIINKELHQDDPDIEKREMKLRQIIVNSSSPFIGKTLQESGIRDIYNCMVVGLEEGEENLTAMSPARRFEKGDIIWIVGEEDDLRRISG, translated from the coding sequence ATGTCAGAGATTCCCCCGTTGATTCTTGACCTTGCGCTCATCCTTGTCGTGGCAGGCATTGTCACGCTGGTGTTCAAGCGACTGAAACAGCCGTTGGTGCTGGGCTATATCGTGGCAGGATTTCTTGTCTCGCCACACATGCCTTACACCATGTCGGTGGTTGATCACTCGAGCATCCACACATGGGCGGAGATAGGAGTCATCTTTTTGCTCTTTTCATTGGGACTGGACTTTTCGTTCAAGAAGATTCTCAAGATGGGAGCATCGCCGATTATTGCCACCTGTACGATTATCTTCAGCATGATGATGCTGGGAATCATCGTGGGAAAGGCTTTCGGCTGGGGGAAGATGGACTGCATCTTCTTGGGCGGGATGCTCGCCATGTCTTCCACAACCATTATCTATAAGGCGTTCGACGACATGGGACTGCGCCAGCAACAGTTTGCGGGGCTGGTGATGAGTGTGCTCATTCTTGAAGATATTCTTGCCATTGTCATGATGGTGATGCTGGCTGCCATTGCCAGCGGAACGGGTGCTGATGGCGGTCAGATGCTCCAGAGCATTGTTAAGATAGGCTTTTTCCTCGTGCTATGGTTCGTCGTTGGAATCTTCGCCATTCCGTGGTTTCTCCGTTCGGTGCGCAAGCTGGTCAACAATGAAGTGTTGCTGGTCGTGTCGCTCGGACTTTGCTGTGCGATGGCGGTACTGTCCACACAAGTTGGCTTCAGCAGTGCCTTCGGTGCATTCATCATGGGGTCCATCCTTGCTGAAACCATTGAGGCTGAAAAGATTATCCGTCTGGTGGAGCCGGTGAAGAATCTTTTCGGCGCCATCTTCTTCGTTTCGGTAGGTATGCTGGTCGATCCGAACATCTTGGTTGAATACGCCCTCCCGATTATTGCTATCGTACTGACCATTCTTTTAGGACAAAGCATCTTCGGAACAATAGGCTTCATGCTCAGCGGTCAGACGCTCAAGTCTGCCATGCGCTGTGGATTCTCGATGGCACAGATTGGTGAGTTCTCATTCATCATCGCGTCGCTCGGTCTCTCGCTGGGTGTCATCAGCAAATTCCTCTATCCGGTGGTGGTTGCCGTTTCGGTCATCACGACCTTCCTCACCCCCTATATGATACGCCTGTCGAAACCTTGTTACACGACATTGGAACAACGGTTGCCTATCAACTGGATCAAACGTCTGAACCGCATTTCTGTCAATCAGTCAACGACAGCCACCGATCAGAACCTTTGGAAGCGACTACTGATGCAGATGCTGCGCAACACGATTATCTACAGCATCCTTTCCGCTGCCATCACAGCCATCATGCTCACATTCTTCGTTCCATTCATGGATAAGCTCCTGGGGAATCAGCTTCATTTCTGGACTGACATTATCTGTGGCTTGCTCACGATACTGCTCATTTCTCCTTTCCTGCGCGCCATTGTGATGAAGAAAAACCACAGTGAAGAGTTCAAGGCATTGTGGACAGACAATCGCCTGAACCGCCTGCCGCTTATCTTCACCATCCTCGTGCGACTTCTGATAGCATTGAGTTTCATCTTCTATATCTGCAACCGGCTGACGCAATTCTCCAACGCACTTATCATTTGTATCGGCATCGCACTGCTTGTGCTCATGATTTTGTCACGCTCGCTCAAACAGCGCAGCATCAGACTCGAAAGGATGTTCATTCAGAACTTGCGCTCACGGGATATCGAAGCACAAGTGCTCGGCAAGAAAAAGCCGCTTTATGAAGGACACCTGCTCGACCGCGACGTGCACATTGCGGAAATTGATGTGCCCGATGACTCCACATGGGTTGGGAAGACACTGGGCGAATTGCAGGTGGGACGACGTTTCGGCGTTCATGTGAGCAGCATCTTGCGTGGCAGAAGGCGCATCAATATTCCCGGCGGCGACACGGTACTCTTCCCCAACGACCGCATACAAGTCATCGGAAGCGATGATCAGCTGGCTAATTTCAACACCATCATCAACAAAGAACTGCACCAAGACGACCCGGATATCGAAAAGCGTGAAATGAAACTGCGCCAGATTATTGTCAACAGCAGTAGCCCTTTCATCGGAAAAACTTTGCAGGAGAGTGGCATCCGCGATATCTATAACTGCATGGTCGTGGGCTTAGAAGAGGGCGAGGAGAACCTGACGGCAATGAGCCCTGCACGCCGTTTCGAAAAAGGAGACATTATTTGGATTGTAGGTGAGGAAGACGACCTCAGACGGATTTCCGGATAA
- the pepT gene encoding peptidase T has product MELTERFLNYTKFDTQSSEDSQSVPSTSKQLIFAEYLKKELENEGLSDVEMDEKGYIYATLKANTKKEIPTIGFISHYDTSPDCSGANINARIVKGYDGGDIELSPGIVSSPEKFPELLQHVGEDLIVTDGTTLLGADDKAGIAEIMQAMCWLRDHDEIKHGDIRIGFNPDEEIGMGAHHFDVEKFGCEWAYTIDGGDLGELEFENFNAAGAKVHIKGVSVHPGYAKGKMVNAGRLAAEFIGLLPADETPEATEGYQGFYHLTGIKAATESATLSYIIRDHDREKFEDRKAFMKQCVEKMNEKYGEGTFAADINDQYYNMKEKIDPNMHVIDLVLKAMQECGVPPKVRPIRGGTDGAQLSFKGLPCPNIFAGGVNFHGPYEFVSVQVMEKVMQVIVKICELTAGYND; this is encoded by the coding sequence ATGGAACTTACTGAAAGATTTTTAAACTACACCAAGTTTGACACACAGTCGAGTGAAGACTCGCAGAGTGTGCCGAGTACATCCAAACAGCTTATCTTCGCCGAATATCTGAAGAAAGAATTGGAAAACGAAGGGCTTTCCGATGTGGAGATGGACGAGAAAGGTTATATCTATGCCACGCTGAAAGCCAACACGAAGAAAGAAATTCCGACCATCGGGTTCATTTCTCATTATGACACGAGCCCCGACTGCAGCGGTGCAAATATCAATGCGCGCATCGTGAAAGGCTATGACGGCGGAGATATTGAGCTGTCACCGGGCATCGTCTCTTCGCCGGAGAAGTTTCCCGAGTTGTTGCAGCACGTGGGCGAAGACCTGATTGTCACCGACGGTACGACGCTGTTGGGTGCCGACGACAAGGCGGGCATTGCCGAGATTATGCAGGCGATGTGCTGGCTACGCGACCACGACGAGATCAAACACGGCGACATCCGCATCGGCTTCAACCCCGACGAGGAAATCGGTATGGGTGCCCACCACTTCGATGTGGAGAAGTTCGGTTGCGAATGGGCTTACACTATCGACGGTGGTGACTTGGGAGAACTGGAATTTGAGAACTTCAATGCCGCCGGCGCAAAGGTTCACATCAAAGGTGTGAGCGTGCATCCGGGCTATGCCAAGGGAAAAATGGTGAATGCCGGACGGCTGGCAGCTGAGTTTATCGGTCTGCTTCCTGCCGACGAGACACCCGAGGCGACCGAAGGCTATCAGGGATTCTATCACCTGACGGGTATCAAGGCTGCGACCGAGAGTGCCACATTATCTTATATTATACGCGACCATGACCGCGAAAAGTTTGAAGATCGCAAGGCATTCATGAAGCAGTGTGTGGAGAAGATGAACGAGAAGTATGGGGAGGGAACATTCGCTGCCGACATCAACGACCAGTACTACAACATGAAGGAGAAGATCGACCCGAACATGCACGTTATCGACCTGGTGCTGAAAGCGATGCAGGAATGCGGTGTTCCACCGAAAGTCCGTCCTATCCGCGGCGGAACCGATGGGGCGCAGTTGTCGTTCAAGGGTCTTCCCTGTCCGAACATCTTTGCCGGTGGTGTGAACTTCCACGGACCGTACGAGTTTGTTTCGGTGCAAGTGATGGAGAAAGTGATGCAGGTGATTGTGAAAATCTGCGAACTGACAGCAGGCTATAACGACTAA